One Aliiroseovarius sediminilitoris DNA window includes the following coding sequences:
- the pyrF gene encoding orotidine-5'-phosphate decarboxylase, protein MSDDRLIFALDVPNALEGLQLAESLGDVVSFYKIGLGMLTGGGLALANELKSEQGKKIFLDMKLFDIGNTVEAAVRGLSQFDLDFLTVHGDPNVVRAAQEGKGGSDMKILAVTILTSLDRDDLDAALIKPGNIRDLVLERAARALDAGADGVIASPREARLIRALPEADGKLIVTPGVRPAGAELGDQKRIATPAQAIADGVDHIVVGRPIRNAKDPKAAVEAIIAELNSPQARQANQS, encoded by the coding sequence ATGTCTGATGACCGCCTGATCTTTGCCCTTGATGTCCCCAATGCGCTGGAAGGCCTGCAACTCGCCGAGTCACTGGGCGACGTCGTGAGTTTTTACAAAATCGGGCTGGGTATGCTGACGGGCGGCGGGTTGGCGCTGGCCAACGAGCTGAAAAGCGAACAGGGCAAAAAGATCTTTCTGGATATGAAGCTGTTTGACATCGGCAACACTGTCGAAGCTGCCGTGCGCGGGCTGTCGCAGTTCGATCTGGATTTCCTGACCGTGCATGGCGATCCCAACGTGGTGCGCGCCGCACAGGAGGGCAAGGGCGGCAGTGACATGAAGATCCTTGCCGTGACCATCCTGACATCGCTGGATCGCGACGATCTGGATGCTGCGCTGATCAAGCCCGGCAACATTCGGGATCTGGTTCTGGAACGTGCCGCCCGCGCGTTGGACGCCGGTGCGGATGGCGTCATCGCGTCACCACGAGAGGCCAGGTTGATCCGCGCCCTGCCCGAGGCAGACGGCAAACTGATCGTCACCCCGGGCGTGCGCCCGGCTGGCGCTGAGCTGGGTGATCAAAAGCGGATTGCCACCCCGGCGCAGGCCATCGCCGATGGTGTTGACCATATCGTGGTTGGCCGCCCCATACGGAACGCCAAAGACCCGAAAGCAGCGGTCGAAGCAATCATTGCCGAATTGAACTCACCTCAGGCCCGGCAAGCCAACCAAAGCTAG